The Actinomadura graeca nucleotide sequence GAACAGCTGGTTGAACTGCTCGTTGCTCACGATCTGCCGCCCCGGCGACGCCAGCTCGCCCCGGATGACCATCGCCATCAATCCGGCGAACAGGAAGAACACGAACGATGTGATCAGATACAGATGCCCGATCACCTTGTGGTCGGTACTGGTCAGCCAGGTCACCAGGACCGAGCCCCGGGGACGCCGAACGGGGGGCGCCTCCGGGAGTGGACGGCCGAGAAGGACCATGCCGGTCTCCCTGCGTCGGGGGTCCTCCTCACTATTCGCCCGTGCCCAATGGGACGCAAGACGTCACAGTAGGCTGAGAAGAGTGGAACGTATACTGGTCAGCTCTTGCCTGATGGGAAGGCCCGTCCGATACGACGGCCGCGCCAAGCCCGTGGTCGGCGACCTGTTCGAGCGCTGGCGTGCCGAGGGCCGCCTCGTCCCGTTCTGCCCGGAGGTCGCGGGCGGCCTGCCCGTCCCACGCCCGCCCGCCGAGATCGTCGGGTCCCGTGTCCTCACCGAGGACGGCCGGGACGTCACCGACGCCTTCCAGCGGGGCGCCCGCCTCGCGCTGGAGATCGCCCGCCGCGCCGGTGCCCGCATCGCCCTCCTCAAGGAGGGCAGCCCGTCCTGTGGCGGCACCCGCGTCCACGACGGAACATTCACCGGCCGCAGCACGGCGGGTGAAGGGCTCACCGCGGCCCTCCTGAGAAGCTCAGGAATCCGCGTCTTCCCCGAGACCGACCTTGCCGCCGTCGCGTCCCTGCTGGCCGAGTGGGAGACCCACTGACGCGACTTGCTCCCGGGTGAGGGCCTGGACGGGCAGCGGGTGTGCCGCCTCGGCGCGCAGGCCATCAAGGTAGAAGGCGAGGCAGCGGCGCCAGGCGTCGGGAGCGGCGTCCACCGACTCCCGGATGACCTGGGACATCGCCCACATCAACGTCACGAGGTCCTGGAGCTCGAAGTCGCCGCGCAGCCGCCCGGAGCGCTTGGCCCGGTCGATGACCTCCGCCGCGTAACCGGCCCCGCGATGGCACGCCTCACCGACCCCTGACGCGGTCGGAAACCGCCGGACCAGGACGTCATTGAGTCCACGGTCCTCGGCTTGCATGGCGAACAGACCCTCGATGAACAGGACGAACCCGTCCCACGGATCGGCGGCCGCCTTCGCGGACTCCGCGACACGCTCCAGTGCGGCCAGCCGCTCCGGGAAGATCGCGTCGAAGAGATCCTGGCGCGTCGGAAAATGGTTGTAGAGCGTCCCGATGCTGACGCCCGCCCGGCGCGCCACCTCGTCCAGAGGCGCGTCCAGCCCGCGCCGGCCGAAGACGGCGGCTCCCGCGGCGACCAGCTTGTCCCGATTGCGCGCCGCGTCGGCCCTCGGCCTGCTCCTCCCTGGCATGGACACCATCCTACGAACGTGAGGAGGGCCTCAAGTTTCATGCTAAGTTGAGACCGTCCTCAACTTATTGGAGTCACGTATGACCGCGACGACCGTCGTCATAGGTGCGGGCCCCGGGCTCGGCATGTCCATCGCGCATCGCTTCGGCCGGGAGGGGCACCGGATCGCCCTGGTCTCCCGCAGCGGGGCCCGGCATCCCGGGTACATCGCGTCCCTCGCCGACGCGGGCATCGAGGCGACGTCCCACCCCGCCGACGTCCGCGATCGCGGTGCACTGTTGTCCGCTCTGGACGAGATCGCCGCCCGGCACACCATCGACGTCGTCTACTACGGACCCGGCGCCGCCGATCTGGACTCCGTGCCCGGTCCCATCACCTCGACGGACGTCCCAGCGGCGAAGGAGGCGATGAGCTGGGTGTATCCCGCGCTCGACACGGTCGGGGCCGTTCTGCCGGGAATGCTGGAGCGGGGCCGCGGCGGCCTCCTCTTCGCCGGCGGCCTCAGCTCCGTCGTGCCGATTCCCGCCATCGGCAGCTACGCGATCTCCGCCGCCGCACTGCGCAACTATGCCGTGACGCTCCACGCCGCCCTGGCAGACCAGAACATCTATGCCGGGACGTTGACCATCGGCGGCCTCGTCGAACGCGGCGACATCCATCGCATGGTCATGTCCCAGCAGGAGCGCCTGGCGGACCTGAGCGTCGGCACGCTCGATCCAGACAAGATCGCCGATGCGGCCTGGGAGCTCTACCAGAACAGGACCGACCCAGAGGCGACCTTCAACGCCTTCTCCTAACCTCCTACCGCACAAATGAGAAAGGGCCCCGCCGTGTGGCGGGGCCCTTCCTGCAATAAATGTCCGGCGGTGTCCTACTCTCCCACACAGTCTCCCGTGCAGTACCATCGGCGCTGAGAGGCTTAACTTCCGGGTTCGGGATGGGACCGGGTGTTTCCCCCTCGCCATAACCACCGAACGCCCAACGCACCACCCCAACCGGGGCAGGCAAACTTCAGAGGCGTCCGAGACCAGGCTCGAACATATATGCACTTGTCAAACGGGTTCCCGTTTGTTTTCCGGGAACCACACAGGGACGCGAACACGCAGACCCACCACACAAGCGTGTGGTGTGCGATTTGGATTGAACGTCAAGTGTGTTCAAGCCACTCGGCCTATTAGTACCGGTCGACTCCACACGTTACCGCGCTTCCATCTCCGGCCTATCAACCCGGTCGTCTACCGGGAGCCTTACCCCACCCGAAAGCGGGAGGGAGAACTCATCTCGAGGAAGGCTTCCCGCTTAGATGCTTTCAGCGGTTATCCCTGCCGAACGTAGCCAACCAGCCGTGCCCCTGGCGGGACAACTGGCACACCAGAGGTTCGTCCGTCCCGGTCCTCTCGTACTAGGGACAGACCCTCTCAATTCTCCTGCGCGCGCAGCGGATAGGGACCGAACTGTCTCGCGACGTTCTAAACCCAGCTCGCGTGCCGCTTTAATGGGCGAACAGCCCAACCCTTGGGACCTACTCCAGCCCCAGGATGCGACGAGCCGACATCGAGGTGCCAAACCATCCCGTCGATATGGACTCTTGGGGAAGATCAGCCTGTTATCCCCGGGGTACCTTTTAGCCGTTGAGCGACACCACTTCCACACGTCGGTGCCGGATCACTAGGCCCTGCTTTCGCACCTGCTCGACACGTCCGTCTCACAGTCAAGCTCCCTTGTGCCCTTGCACTCGCCACCTGATTGCCAACCAGGCTGAGGGAACCTTTGGGCGCCTCCGTTACACTTTAGGAGGCAACCGCCCCAGTTAAACTACCCACCAGGCACTGTCCCCCACCCGGATCCACGGGTGCGGGTTAGACGCTCAAAACGACCAGAGTGGTATTTCACCAGCGACTCCACCCAAACTGGCGTCTGGGCTTCACAGTCTCCCACCTATCCTACACAAGACGCTTCAGGCGCCAATGCCAAGCTATAGTGAAGGTCCCGGGGTCTTTCCGTCCTGCTGCGCGAAACGAGCATCTTTACTCGTACTGCAATTTCGCCGGGCCTGTGGTTGAGACAGCGGGGAAGTCGTTACGCCATTCGTGCAGGTCGGAACTTACCCGACAAGGAATTTCGCTACCTTAGGATGGTTATAGTTACCACCGCCGTTTACCGGCGCTTAGATTCTCAGCCTCGACCCCAAGGGGTCTCACCGGTCCTCTTAACGTTCCGGCACCGGGCAGGCGTCAGTCCGTATACAGCGTCTTACGACTTCGCACGGACCTGTGTTTTTAGTAAACAGTCGCTTCCCCCTGGCCTCTGCGACCCCGCCCAGCTCAGGAAGTAAATCCCCTCACCAGGCCAGGTCCCCCTTCTCCCAAAGTTACGGGGGCAATTTGCCGAGTTCCTTAACCACAGTTCACCCGATCGCCTTGGTATTCTCTACCTGACCACCTGAGTCGGTTTAGGGTACGGGCCGCCGGTACACTCGCTAGAGGCTTTTCTCGGCAGCATGGGATCACTCACTTCACCTAAAACGGCTCGGCATCACATCTCACCCTCAATGCGCCACGGATTTACCTATGGCACGGGCTACATGCTTACCCCAGGACAACCATCGCCTGGGCTGAGCTACCCTCCTGCGTCACCCCATCACTCACCTACTACCCCCTCGGGCCCCACGCTCCCCGCCACCACAGCCCGAAGGCCCCGGCAGCAGCTCGGGTGGTTAGCATCAGAGGGTTCGGCGTTGGCGCATACCAGCGGGTACGGGAATATCAACCCGTTGTCCATCGACTACGCCTGTCGGCCTCGCCTTAGGTCCCGACTTACCCTGGGCGGATTAGCCTG carries:
- a CDS encoding TetR/AcrR family transcriptional regulator; this translates as MPGRSRPRADAARNRDKLVAAGAAVFGRRGLDAPLDEVARRAGVSIGTLYNHFPTRQDLFDAIFPERLAALERVAESAKAAADPWDGFVLFIEGLFAMQAEDRGLNDVLVRRFPTASGVGEACHRGAGYAAEVIDRAKRSGRLRGDFELQDLVTLMWAMSQVIRESVDAAPDAWRRCLAFYLDGLRAEAAHPLPVQALTREQVASVGLPLGQQGRDGGKVGLGEDADS
- a CDS encoding SDR family NAD(P)-dependent oxidoreductase, with translation MTATTVVIGAGPGLGMSIAHRFGREGHRIALVSRSGARHPGYIASLADAGIEATSHPADVRDRGALLSALDEIAARHTIDVVYYGPGAADLDSVPGPITSTDVPAAKEAMSWVYPALDTVGAVLPGMLERGRGGLLFAGGLSSVVPIPAIGSYAISAAALRNYAVTLHAALADQNIYAGTLTIGGLVERGDIHRMVMSQQERLADLSVGTLDPDKIADAAWELYQNRTDPEATFNAFS
- a CDS encoding DUF523 domain-containing protein; translation: MERILVSSCLMGRPVRYDGRAKPVVGDLFERWRAEGRLVPFCPEVAGGLPVPRPPAEIVGSRVLTEDGRDVTDAFQRGARLALEIARRAGARIALLKEGSPSCGGTRVHDGTFTGRSTAGEGLTAALLRSSGIRVFPETDLAAVASLLAEWETH